GTAACGTGATTCATGTTACTGTACATAACTTTGATGCAAGTACAGCACAACCAACACAGGGCAAACTGCTAAGCTATTGAAATGACAATATGGGCCAATACAGAGCTAAATTTGTGGTCACCAGATGTGCACTGTTACATCATGGCAGCATACCAGCAGTAAGCATACCACCCATCATTGTAATGTACCAGTTAAATATACCAGCGAAGTTGTGTTTAATATTTAATCTCAGACAGCAGAGTGTTTGCTTAAAAGAGTACAGAGCAAGATCTTGACAAAGTCTCTTGAGTAATTGTTCACAGTATTGGTAGAACTAATCTGGAGCTAAGCTCTCTACTGCAGCCTCGTATTGCAGTAGACACGGTGTCAAGTACGTAATATTTTCTCAGTACATGCTGGTTCCAGCAGGAATGGGTAAAATCCCTGCAAATTGTGCTATAGTGCAAGGGCAACCTGAGTAGTTGTGTTGATCAGGTTCTGACAGTGTTCCTGTTTGCAGTGCTTTAAAGTGCTGCAGGAGCTATGTGAACTACAACAAGAACACCTGTTACATAGTTAAGCAGTCATTTTTCCTCGAAACAGTCACTAGCACGTCTACTTAACTATTCCGATGGCTCGTTAAGTAGCATCCTTTGGCATTTAATTGACAGCGCAGCCGTGTCTCTTCTCCACTGCACTTACACTATCGCCACCCCCACTTATTGCCGAGGGCAGGTGCTATTACCTCAGAGGACGACACAGCAGCGACAGTAACGGGGTCGCCCACCACCGACCGAGGGAGGGGGCGTGACAGGGGCAAAGTAAGCGTGCACCTTAAGATCGCTGCCCAACTGACTGCGTAGTTTACGAATGCCCGCACGTGTTATTAGCTGGCAGTCATAGAGTTCAATGCGCTGAAGACTATGACAGGTAACGAGGTGCTCCAGTGCAGTGTCAGTGATAAGGGGACAGTTGTCGAGTTCGAGAACAATGAGGTTTTCGGCGGCTCCGCTGCTCATCCCCAGATGACGGATTCCTTCATCCGTTATCAACTCGCAGTGTGAAAGACTCAACTGCTGCAGGCGGGGGCAGCCGTTGGCCAAGTGCAACAGCGTATTGTCTGTAATGAGTACACACTCCTCCAGGTCCATCTTCTCGAGAAGGTGGCAAGTCCGGGCTAGAGCCTGAAAACCGCTGTCCGTCAGCTGAGTGCAACCAGCCACCTCAAGAGTGCATAGTCCGTGGCAGCCCTGACCCAGGGCTACCAGGGACGCATCAGTTAGCTGAGAACAGTTCGACACACATAAGAAATGAAGCCGCTGACATTGCTGGCTCACGCACTGGATCGCGTTGTCAGTGATGTGACTGCATTCATGCAAGTTCAGGGTCTGCAGATTATTGCAGAAGAGGGAAAGCTGCGAAACGGCCTCATCGTTAACGAGAGGACAGCCTTTGCTGATGAAAGTCCGCAAACGTGGGCATCCAGCCGCTACAGCTTCAACGCCGTACTTTGTAACTTGGTCGCACCACGAAATATTCAAGTGTTCTAGGTTGAGGCATCCCTGCCCGATTGCTTTCAGGGATAAGTCTGTGATCTGGCAACATGAACCCAGATCTAGGGAGGTCAGCTTAGGGCAACACTTGCCAAGGCTTTGACATGTGCTGTCTGTCAGTTTCTTGCAGCCGTTCAGGTTAAGATCTTCGATGTTGTTGCAACTTAGCGCGAATGTTCTGAGCGAGTCGTCTTCCACACTCTGACAGCCTCGCAAGCTGAGCTTTTTGAGAAATCCACCACAACGCCTCGAAATGTTCTCTACAACTGGACCTTCGATGTCTGTCTGGAAATTGAAGAGGTCGATTTTCTGCCAGTTGCTCCCATCCAATGCCAGCTCGTGCCATAGTTTTGAAACCTGGGCACACGAGCACAGGGAGACAACATCAAGGTACGAGAACACCCTTAGCAACAGCTCTTTTGGCAGTTTCTTGTTTATAAGCGCTTCTTCGTCCGCAACTCCCCTAATCAAGACTTCTACTTTCGTTTTAGGCGCCAGGTTCATCACTAGAACACTCTTCTAAACGATGAACAATGTCGTCAAGAGGATATTTTCCTCTTGTACGGACTATTTTTCATAGTGCGCTTGTTGCTCGAGCCAGGATACTTCCATCAAACACCCTGTTTAGACGCACTAGTTGCGACGTTGCGCTCAGTTGGAGTTGTGTGTGTTCCAATTTGTAGACTTGTCCAGCACTGGTCATGAAACTCGAAAATCTGAACCTGCGTACATTTTACAGTAACTGGCTGCACAAGAAAGCGTAGTAAACGATAGTAAACACGGCTTCGCACCGTCCGTCACTCCTACACCCGTGATACATATTTAGACTCGAGGTCAGACGCTTTGTCGACAGATGGCAGGGCTAACTGTATTATTTTTGTAAGGGTTAGCTATCTCGATGACTTTGTGTTCTGTAACCACGGGACAACTACATAGTTCAAAGGACTTCCTCTAAATTCCAAACTGTGTTGCGCTGGAATGGTGATTAGGTACCATTTACTACACTATTATACTTTGACCTTACCGCCGATTTGAGGTGCCACCTAACGCAGGTCTCCTACGTCGACTGTCTTTTGATGTTATATGACGTAACTAGTAGGCACCCCTCGATCGATTCTTTACAGAAAGACTTTACGTCATGGTTATAACTCAAATTCTCAATAGGACATCATCAAAACACGGCTGCAGTCACACAATTATACGGAAGAGCTACTGAGGTGAGTGTTGCCGCTTGCTGCAGTTTACCAGGCCAGAAGCCGTCTCGGCTTTCTTGGGCCTGTGCAAAAGTCAGCCCACCTTATGGGATTCTGGAcaagcattcgctcatttttttgCCTCGTGAACTCTACTCTACACATCTCATCGCTCCCAAGGAACGTTTCCTCTTGTTAGATTTAAAGCGGAATGTTGCAGAAGTGAAAGTGGGTCAGTGAGCGCGCGTTGTGTTTTTGAAGAAAACGCTCCTATGTTGATTGCTCCACCAGGGAAACTCACTTGTTACATGGTTGTCACTGAAGTCATTTTATTGTGCACAGTTACATTGCATAGCGTGAGCCACGGAGATCAACGGTGCATGCCTGCAACTCGGAAGGATTGCAGAGTTGCAAAAATCGTAGAGCTGATCTGTACCGTACGCTGTATTAAATATCTACACAAAAGATAAGCTTTCGGGCGCTTGTTTCGTTTCACTCACGAGTTTCCGCAGAGTCGATCCCGGAAATACATGCTCTTTACTTGGTAGCGCCATAAGTGTACCAGAAATCCGAATGACCTTCACACTAACGATGTCTCTGGATTGTGGCATGCGCTGTTTCTCTCTTGCT
This sequence is a window from Ornithodoros turicata isolate Travis chromosome 10, ASM3712646v1, whole genome shotgun sequence. Protein-coding genes within it:
- the LOC135371126 gene encoding F-box/LRR-repeat protein 2-like, with product MNLAPKTKVEVLIRGVADEEALINKKLPKELLLRVFSYLDVVSLCSCAQVSKLWHELALDGSNWQKIDLFNFQTDIEGPVVENISRRCGGFLKKLSLRGCQSVEDDSLRTFALSCNNIEDLNLNGCKKLTDSTCQSLGKCCPKLTSLDLGSCCQITDLSLKAIGQGCLNLEHLNISWCDQVTKYGVEAVAAGCPRLRTFISKGCPLVNDEAVSQLSLFCNNLQTLNLHECSHITDNAIQCVSQQCQRLHFLCVSNCSQLTDASLVALGQGCHGLCTLEVAGCTQLTDSGFQALARTCHLLEKMDLEECVLITDNTLLHLANGCPRLQQLSLSHCELITDEGIRHLGMSSGAAENLIVLELDNCPLITDTALEHLVTCHSLQRIELYDCQLITRAGIRKLRSQLGSDLKVHAYFAPVTPPPSVGGGRPRYCRCCVVL